The following coding sequences are from one Halorubrum sp. BOL3-1 window:
- a CDS encoding NYN domain-containing protein: MSDIHPDQRVAVLADSQNLYHSAQSVYSQNIDYSELLEAAVSDRSLVRAIAYVIRADSPEEESFFEALRDIGFEAKIKEIKTFADGSKKADWDLGMSLDAVSLASHVDTVVLCTGDGDFARLCSHLRHEGVRVEAMGFGNSAADELIEAADDFVDLAEDEEAFLL, encoded by the coding sequence ATGAGTGACATTCACCCGGACCAGCGCGTCGCAGTGCTAGCGGACTCACAGAACCTGTATCACTCCGCACAGAGCGTCTACTCCCAAAATATCGACTACTCGGAGCTCCTCGAAGCGGCCGTCTCGGACCGGTCGCTCGTCCGCGCCATCGCGTACGTGATCCGGGCCGACTCGCCCGAGGAAGAGAGCTTCTTCGAGGCGCTCCGCGACATCGGCTTCGAGGCGAAGATCAAGGAGATCAAGACGTTCGCAGACGGCTCGAAGAAGGCCGACTGGGACCTCGGGATGAGCCTCGATGCCGTCTCGCTCGCGAGCCACGTCGACACCGTCGTCCTCTGCACCGGCGACGGCGACTTCGCGCGGCTCTGTTCGCACCTCCGCCACGAGGGGGTCCGGGTCGAGGCGATGGGGTTCGGTAACTCCGCGGCCGACGAACTGATCGAGGCCGCCGACGACTTCGTCGACCTCGCGGAAGACGAGGAGGCGTTCCTGCTCTGA
- the dapB gene encoding 4-hydroxy-tetrahydrodipicolinate reductase: MSDGRVATDGGVESSPGLRIAVTGAGGRMGREVIEAAADREGVAVAVAVNRSLVDPVAGVAVESAADLDGLLASEEPDVLVDFTGPASAVAYAEACADAGVPLVTGTTGFDEDGLDDLRAASDAVPVLKASNFARGVAALRRAVREAAAALPGYDVELTETHHNGKRDAPSGTAKSILDDVGDARPDLDERVHGREGDAPRAATETGVHARRAGDVTGEHEVLFAGNREALELTHRAGDRGVFAEGALDAAAWLVDRDPGWYGFGDVLDAGDTEDAGDSGQ, encoded by the coding sequence ATGAGCGACGGACGCGTTGCGACCGACGGCGGCGTCGAGTCCTCTCCCGGCCTTCGGATCGCCGTCACCGGCGCGGGCGGTCGGATGGGCCGCGAAGTGATCGAAGCCGCCGCCGACCGCGAGGGCGTCGCGGTCGCGGTCGCGGTCAACCGGTCCTTGGTCGACCCGGTCGCCGGCGTCGCGGTCGAGTCCGCCGCCGACCTCGACGGACTGCTCGCGAGCGAGGAGCCGGATGTCCTCGTCGACTTCACCGGTCCCGCCTCGGCGGTCGCGTACGCGGAGGCCTGCGCCGACGCGGGCGTCCCGCTCGTGACCGGGACGACCGGATTCGACGAGGACGGACTCGACGACCTCCGCGCCGCGAGCGACGCGGTCCCCGTCCTCAAGGCGTCGAACTTCGCGCGCGGCGTGGCCGCGCTCCGCCGGGCGGTCCGCGAGGCCGCCGCGGCGCTGCCGGGGTACGACGTGGAACTCACGGAGACGCACCACAACGGGAAGCGGGACGCCCCGTCGGGCACCGCGAAGTCGATCCTCGACGACGTGGGGGACGCCCGGCCCGACCTCGACGAGCGCGTCCACGGCCGCGAGGGCGACGCGCCGCGCGCGGCGACCGAGACCGGGGTCCACGCCCGCCGCGCGGGCGACGTGACCGGCGAACACGAGGTGCTGTTCGCGGGCAACCGCGAGGCGCTGGAACTGACGCACCGCGCCGGCGACCGCGGAGTGTTCGCGGAGGGCGCCCTTGACGCCGCCGCGTGGCTCGTCGACCGCGACCCCGGCTGGTACGGGTTCGGTGACGTGTTAGACGCGGGCGATACCGAGGACGCCGGAGACTCCGGCCAATAA
- a CDS encoding haloacid dehalogenase type II: MTLDADRVSTVTFDSYSTLVDVEAAEAALADRVPDPEPVSRLWRSRSLAYTFVANAVDAYQPFYEMNRDALTYALAAHGVDLSTEERDEILAVYHELEVFDDVRDAVERLRDAGYDPYVLSNGDPEMLASMVDHADIDDVIEDAISADEVETFKPAAGLYRHGAARTGTPIDEIVHVTAGWFDVLGARHAGMQAAWVDRKGTPWEPFAGDPDATVETLHELADLLGA, encoded by the coding sequence ATGACGCTCGACGCCGACCGCGTCTCGACCGTGACCTTCGACTCGTACAGCACGCTCGTGGACGTCGAGGCCGCCGAGGCCGCGCTCGCGGACCGCGTTCCCGACCCCGAACCGGTGTCGCGGCTGTGGCGGTCGCGGTCGCTGGCGTACACGTTCGTCGCGAACGCGGTCGACGCCTACCAGCCGTTCTACGAGATGAACCGCGACGCGCTGACCTACGCGCTGGCGGCGCACGGCGTCGACCTCTCGACGGAGGAGCGCGACGAGATCCTCGCGGTGTACCACGAGCTTGAGGTGTTCGACGACGTCCGCGACGCGGTCGAGCGCCTCCGCGACGCGGGCTATGACCCCTACGTGCTCTCGAACGGCGACCCGGAGATGCTCGCCTCGATGGTCGACCACGCCGACATCGACGACGTGATCGAGGACGCGATCAGCGCCGACGAGGTGGAGACGTTCAAGCCCGCCGCCGGACTCTACCGTCACGGCGCCGCCCGGACCGGGACGCCGATCGACGAGATCGTCCACGTCACCGCCGGCTGGTTCGACGTGCTGGGCGCCCGTCACGCCGGGATGCAGGCCGCGTGGGTCGACCGCAAAGGAACCCCGTGGGAGCCGTTCGCCGGCGACCCGGACGCGACCGTCGAGACGCTCCACGAGCTGGCGGACCTGCTCGGGGCCTGA
- the dapA gene encoding 4-hydroxy-tetrahydrodipicolinate synthase, giving the protein MTDTTTTTPYATAETDRETTDAPFEGVYPAMTTPFTEESAVDHEQLADNARYLERAGVDGVVPVGSTGESATMTHDEHVAVIETVRDALDDIPVIAGTGSNNTAEALSLSERAADAGADGLLLISPYYNRPEPAGFLEHYRTVADAVDLPQIVYNVPSRTGQSIPADVSVELAEHPNIRGYKAASGDLNLISEVIERTRDEEFAVLSGDDGLTLPVLSIGGAGTISVVANVEPERTCAMVGAALSGDYDRARALHHELSPLARELFAETNPIPVKEAMHLRGRGGPRVRPPLSRLSEDRREPLRDLLAAYETARAGNLDLAATGDAE; this is encoded by the coding sequence ATGACGGACACCACGACGACGACACCCTACGCGACAGCGGAGACGGACCGAGAGACGACCGACGCGCCCTTCGAGGGAGTCTACCCCGCGATGACGACCCCGTTCACCGAGGAGAGCGCGGTCGACCACGAGCAGCTTGCCGACAACGCACGCTACCTCGAACGCGCGGGCGTCGACGGGGTCGTCCCCGTCGGCTCGACCGGCGAATCGGCGACGATGACCCACGACGAGCACGTCGCGGTGATCGAGACGGTCCGCGACGCGCTCGACGACATCCCCGTGATCGCGGGGACCGGCTCGAACAACACCGCCGAGGCGCTCTCGCTGTCGGAACGCGCGGCCGACGCGGGCGCGGACGGACTCCTCCTGATCTCGCCGTACTACAACAGGCCGGAGCCGGCCGGCTTCCTCGAACACTACCGAACCGTCGCGGACGCGGTCGACCTCCCGCAGATCGTCTACAACGTCCCGAGCCGCACGGGCCAGTCGATCCCCGCCGACGTCTCCGTCGAGCTCGCGGAACACCCGAATATCCGGGGATACAAGGCGGCCTCGGGAGACCTGAACCTCATCAGCGAGGTGATAGAGCGCACCCGAGACGAGGAGTTCGCCGTGCTCTCGGGCGACGACGGTCTCACGCTGCCGGTCCTCTCTATCGGGGGTGCGGGCACGATCAGCGTCGTCGCCAACGTCGAGCCGGAGCGCACCTGCGCGATGGTCGGCGCCGCGCTCTCGGGCGACTACGACCGGGCGCGGGCGCTCCACCACGAGCTGTCGCCGCTCGCCCGCGAGCTGTTCGCCGAGACGAATCCCATCCCGGTGAAGGAGGCGATGCACCTCCGCGGGCGCGGCGGTCCCCGCGTCCGCCCGCCGCTCTCTCGGCTCTCAGAGGACCGACGCGAACCGCTCCGCGACCTGCTGGCCGCGTACGAGACGGCCCGGGCGGGGAACCTCGACCTCGCGGCGACGGGGGACGCGGAATGA
- the dapF gene encoding diaminopimelate epimerase has translation MSVHAVPVEKYHGTGNDFLVVDAAAEDVGDRGAFARAHCDRETGVDGSDFEIEGDGGYAGRRGADGVLFLSVEERFDPTRVVMTLVQPDGSTATMCGNGARVVARWTHDRTGDREFMIDTQAGTRRATVTADATAATIEMGEPTFDPARVPVAREGPRADEPLIDESVEGLTVTAVNTGVPHAVAFVDGGRDDPDGIDAVDLDAVAPPGRNADVFPEGANVNLAAVVDDGSDEGPAVLDQRTFERGVEGETRSCGTGAVAVVAAARRLGLIDGDAAVSRPPGGELEITVPDRGHATLTGPVAHEFSGTLSPDPR, from the coding sequence ATGAGCGTCCACGCCGTCCCGGTCGAGAAGTACCACGGCACGGGCAACGACTTCCTCGTGGTCGACGCGGCCGCCGAGGATGTCGGCGACCGCGGGGCGTTCGCCCGGGCGCACTGCGACCGCGAGACGGGCGTCGACGGGAGTGACTTCGAGATTGAGGGAGACGGGGGATACGCCGGGCGACGCGGCGCCGACGGCGTCCTCTTTCTCAGCGTCGAGGAGCGGTTCGACCCGACGCGCGTCGTGATGACGCTGGTCCAGCCGGACGGCTCCACCGCGACGATGTGCGGCAACGGCGCCCGCGTCGTCGCGCGGTGGACCCACGACCGGACCGGCGACCGCGAGTTCATGATCGACACGCAGGCGGGAACCCGGCGCGCGACGGTGACCGCGGACGCGACCGCGGCCACCATCGAGATGGGCGAGCCGACGTTCGACCCCGCGCGGGTCCCGGTCGCCCGCGAGGGTCCGCGCGCGGACGAGCCGCTGATCGACGAGTCCGTCGAGGGACTGACGGTCACCGCCGTCAACACCGGCGTCCCGCACGCGGTCGCGTTCGTCGACGGCGGCCGCGACGACCCCGACGGCATCGACGCGGTCGACCTCGACGCGGTCGCGCCACCGGGCCGGAACGCCGACGTCTTTCCGGAGGGCGCGAACGTGAACCTCGCCGCGGTCGTCGACGACGGGAGCGACGAGGGGCCCGCGGTCCTCGACCAGCGCACCTTCGAGCGCGGTGTCGAGGGAGAGACGCGCTCCTGCGGCACCGGCGCGGTCGCGGTCGTCGCGGCCGCCCGCCGGCTCGGGCTGATCGACGGCGACGCCGCGGTGAGTCGCCCTCCGGGCGGCGAGCTGGAGATTACGGTGCCGGACCGCGGCCACGCGACACTGACCGGTCCGGTCGCCCACGAGTTCTCGGGGACGCTTTCCCCCGACCCGCGATGA
- a CDS encoding 2,3,4,5-tetrahydropyridine-2,6-dicarboxylate N-succinyltransferase, protein MSLKADVADLWNRYQDGLTAAAATDGDAAVIDEFLAALEAGEVRAAEKAGDDVTSWEANEWVKRGILLNFGLRETESREYGGVTYHDVLPLRDTDDLGERGTRNTPDGTAIRRGAYLGGDCIMMSPSFVNMGAYVGDGTLVDSCDTVGSCAQLGANVKLGANTLIGGVLEPVEDAPVVVEDGVSLGAGCRVTSGFRVGANSIVGENTLLTPRIPVYDLVEEEVLYGHLPAERRAFTRMVESSVGDHDLFEGGAYKPAVVATHVEEETLEATRREDALRE, encoded by the coding sequence ATGAGCCTCAAAGCCGACGTAGCCGACCTCTGGAACCGCTATCAGGACGGGCTGACCGCCGCCGCCGCGACCGACGGGGACGCCGCGGTGATCGACGAGTTCCTCGCCGCCCTGGAGGCGGGCGAGGTGCGCGCCGCCGAGAAGGCCGGCGACGACGTGACTTCCTGGGAGGCGAACGAGTGGGTCAAGCGCGGTATCCTGCTCAACTTCGGCCTGCGCGAGACGGAGTCGCGCGAGTACGGCGGAGTCACCTACCACGACGTGTTGCCGCTGCGCGACACCGACGACCTCGGCGAGCGCGGCACCCGCAACACGCCCGACGGGACCGCGATCCGCCGCGGCGCGTACCTCGGCGGCGACTGCATCATGATGAGCCCCTCGTTCGTCAACATGGGCGCGTACGTCGGCGACGGGACGCTCGTCGACTCCTGTGACACGGTCGGCTCCTGCGCGCAGCTGGGCGCGAACGTGAAGCTCGGCGCCAACACGCTGATCGGCGGCGTCTTAGAACCCGTCGAAGACGCCCCGGTCGTGGTCGAGGACGGCGTCTCGCTCGGCGCGGGCTGTCGGGTCACCTCGGGCTTCCGCGTCGGTGCGAACTCGATCGTCGGTGAGAACACCCTCCTGACGCCCCGGATCCCCGTCTACGACCTCGTCGAGGAGGAGGTCCTCTACGGCCACCTCCCCGCCGAGCGCCGGGCGTTCACCCGGATGGTGGAGTCGTCCGTCGGCGACCACGACCTCTTCGAGGGCGGCGCCTACAAGCCCGCCGTCGTCGCGACCCACGTCGAGGAGGAGACGCTGGAGGCGACGCGGCGGGAGGACGCGCTCCGCGAATGA
- a CDS encoding HD domain-containing protein, giving the protein MTDQADDDPDPATDADPDSTAEADPDPAADADPDPTAGEVSDADVGIDPDADRHEYDSDADHAFPDERLNEVLARLLSDEEIVAYLEAQNVNPVARKGYNDHGAKHVEIVRDRALRLYDLIKAGGVEFNGARQQGLAEADEPVIIALAATLHDIGHVVHRHDHPYYSIPLAADLLDDLLPAFYDVADQVRVKAEVLHAILCHHTEEQPLTLEAGVVRIADGLDMERGRSRVPYEEGGRGINTVSSQAIERVSLREGDEIPVQVVIRMNNAAGVYQVDSLLKAKIEGSLLEDCVRTVAINTHSDGTEENGSIVDRIEL; this is encoded by the coding sequence ATGACCGATCAAGCCGACGACGACCCCGACCCGGCCACGGACGCTGACCCCGATTCGACCGCCGAGGCCGACCCCGACCCGGCCGCGGACGCCGATCCGGACCCGACCGCCGGCGAGGTGAGCGACGCCGACGTCGGGATCGACCCCGACGCGGACCGCCACGAGTACGACTCCGACGCGGACCACGCGTTCCCGGACGAGCGGCTCAACGAGGTCTTAGCGCGGCTCCTGTCGGACGAGGAGATCGTCGCGTACCTGGAGGCCCAGAACGTCAACCCGGTCGCCCGGAAAGGGTACAACGACCACGGCGCCAAACACGTCGAGATCGTCCGCGACCGCGCGCTCCGGCTCTACGACCTGATCAAGGCCGGCGGCGTCGAGTTCAACGGCGCGCGCCAGCAGGGGTTAGCCGAGGCCGACGAGCCGGTGATAATCGCGCTGGCGGCGACGCTCCACGACATCGGTCACGTCGTCCACCGCCACGACCACCCGTACTACTCGATCCCGCTGGCGGCGGACCTGCTCGATGACCTGCTCCCCGCCTTCTACGACGTCGCGGACCAGGTCCGCGTGAAGGCGGAGGTACTCCACGCGATCTTGTGTCACCACACCGAGGAGCAGCCGCTCACGCTGGAGGCCGGCGTCGTCCGGATCGCGGACGGTCTCGACATGGAACGGGGTCGCTCGCGGGTCCCGTACGAGGAGGGCGGCCGCGGGATAAACACCGTCTCCTCGCAGGCGATCGAGCGCGTCTCGCTCCGCGAGGGCGACGAGATCCCCGTCCAAGTCGTGATCCGGATGAACAACGCCGCCGGCGTCTACCAGGTCGACTCGCTGCTGAAGGCGAAGATCGAGGGGTCGCTGTTGGAGGACTGCGTTCGGACGGTCGCGATCAACACCCACAGCGACGGGACGGAGGAGAACGGCTCGATCGTCGACCGGATCGAGCTGTAG
- a CDS encoding M20 family metallopeptidase, with protein sequence MSREESDFDPVSFLEDAVRIPSHESVDEMHEFVVDLLGRHGADPAVVGGGCVLAEKRSPAPETGPHLVLNTHLDTVTPHVPFERSEARADERAAASSDGGGDAIRGRGACDAKGPLAALLSGFLAADPDRGRVTLALTPDEEALSLGAAALTGKLSGTEDRLGGDLYLVGEPTGLDVCTAAKGRFQATVELSGTAAHAAEFAGANAVAAAEDALAAVRMFDEGADAHPQLGPPKLTPTVVEGGSATNQVPADCAITVDRRSVPPETAAEFRSSLADAVRSSLSADRDIDVAVALTDRESPFLEAFATDPDHELAGTVADASQAAGEAVGLPSDRGGDVRPFGAATEASYFAPAPTVVFGPGDLADDSGAVAHAKREYVRVREVEAAATAVERAVAAILGDG encoded by the coding sequence ATGAGTCGGGAGGAGTCCGACTTCGACCCGGTCTCGTTCCTCGAAGACGCGGTCCGGATCCCCTCTCACGAGTCGGTCGACGAGATGCACGAGTTCGTCGTCGACCTCCTGGGCCGTCACGGCGCCGATCCCGCGGTGGTCGGGGGCGGCTGCGTCCTCGCGGAGAAACGGTCTCCGGCCCCCGAGACCGGCCCGCACCTCGTGTTGAACACGCACCTCGACACGGTGACCCCGCACGTTCCCTTCGAGCGGAGCGAAGCGCGCGCCGACGAGCGTGCGGCGGCCTCGTCCGACGGCGGCGGGGACGCGATCCGCGGGAGAGGAGCCTGCGACGCGAAGGGACCGCTCGCGGCGCTTCTGTCCGGATTCCTCGCCGCCGACCCCGACCGCGGCCGAGTCACGCTCGCGCTCACGCCTGACGAGGAGGCGCTGTCGCTCGGCGCCGCGGCGCTGACGGGAAAACTGTCGGGAACGGAAGACCGGCTCGGCGGCGACCTCTACCTGGTCGGGGAGCCGACCGGACTCGACGTCTGTACCGCCGCGAAGGGCCGGTTTCAGGCGACCGTCGAGCTGTCTGGCACCGCGGCGCACGCCGCGGAGTTCGCCGGCGCGAACGCGGTCGCGGCCGCGGAGGACGCGCTCGCAGCGGTCCGGATGTTCGACGAGGGCGCCGACGCCCACCCGCAGCTCGGTCCGCCGAAGCTCACGCCGACCGTCGTCGAGGGCGGGTCGGCGACGAACCAGGTGCCCGCGGACTGCGCGATCACGGTCGACCGACGGAGCGTCCCGCCGGAGACCGCCGCGGAGTTCCGGTCGTCGCTCGCGGACGCGGTCCGGTCGTCGCTCTCGGCCGACCGCGATATCGACGTCGCGGTCGCGCTCACCGACCGCGAGTCCCCCTTTTTGGAGGCGTTCGCGACCGACCCGGACCACGAACTGGCGGGGACGGTCGCGGATGCGTCGCAGGCCGCGGGCGAGGCGGTCGGTCTCCCGAGCGACCGCGGCGGCGACGTCCGCCCGTTCGGCGCGGCGACGGAGGCGTCGTACTTCGCGCCGGCGCCGACGGTCGTGTTCGGTCCCGGCGACCTCGCGGACGACTCGGGCGCGGTCGCGCACGCCAAGCGTGAGTACGTCCGCGTTCGGGAGGTAGAGGCGGCGGCGACGGCCGTCGAGCGGGCGGTCGCCGCGATCCTCGGTGACGGGTGA
- the lysA gene encoding diaminopimelate decarboxylase, whose protein sequence is MSDGDGERESTTDRGEDPPVRRVSDWDAERLRDLAAEHGTPLYVQGLDRVRENCERLLAAFPDADVRYAVKAHTGRAVLEAVRGAGLDAECASAGEVDRALAAGFGGSRLHYTAVNPPARDLDYVVDAAETEPDLTVTAGAVDTLDRLAERGYDGRVCVRVNPGVGAGHHEKVRTGGAAKFGVPHDRAAEAAREAAERFDVVGIHAHPGSGIDPDQLDSHRELVARMGDLARELIEPSEDAGDAPGGADPVDLEYVDVGGGFGVPYEEDAPPLDLPAVAAATREAVAPLPAGVDLAIEPGRYVAADAGVLLTRVNTVKPTPTETVAGVDAGMTDLLRPAMYDAYHPISNLGGGRKRDGSDGENGASAPAEREATPVTVAGPICETGDAFCRNRALADPARGDLLAVGVAGAYGYEMASQYNSRPRPAEVALDDGTATIARRREALDDLTAVERESTPGGDGAEADR, encoded by the coding sequence ATGAGCGACGGCGACGGGGAGCGCGAGTCGACGACGGATCGGGGTGAAGATCCGCCGGTCCGGCGCGTGAGCGACTGGGACGCCGAGCGGCTGCGCGACCTCGCCGCCGAACACGGAACCCCCCTCTACGTCCAGGGCCTTGACCGCGTCCGCGAGAACTGCGAGCGCCTGCTCGCGGCGTTCCCCGACGCCGACGTGCGATACGCGGTCAAGGCGCACACCGGACGCGCCGTCTTGGAGGCGGTTCGCGGCGCCGGACTCGACGCCGAGTGCGCCTCGGCGGGCGAGGTCGACCGCGCGCTCGCGGCCGGCTTCGGCGGCTCGCGGCTCCACTACACCGCGGTCAACCCCCCGGCTCGTGACCTCGACTACGTCGTCGACGCCGCCGAGACGGAACCCGACCTCACGGTCACTGCCGGTGCGGTCGACACCCTCGACCGCCTCGCGGAGCGCGGCTACGACGGGCGGGTCTGCGTCCGCGTGAACCCAGGCGTCGGCGCGGGCCACCACGAGAAGGTCCGGACCGGCGGCGCGGCGAAGTTCGGGGTCCCGCACGACCGGGCCGCGGAGGCCGCTCGCGAGGCGGCCGAGCGCTTCGATGTCGTCGGGATCCACGCCCACCCCGGCTCCGGCATCGACCCCGACCAGTTGGACAGCCACCGCGAACTGGTCGCGCGGATGGGCGATTTGGCCCGGGAACTGATCGAGCCGAGCGAGGACGCCGGTGACGCGCCCGGCGGCGCCGACCCCGTCGACCTCGAATACGTTGACGTCGGCGGCGGCTTCGGCGTCCCCTACGAGGAGGACGCCCCGCCGCTCGACCTGCCGGCGGTCGCGGCGGCGACGCGCGAGGCGGTCGCCCCCCTGCCCGCGGGCGTCGACCTCGCGATCGAGCCGGGCCGCTACGTCGCTGCCGACGCGGGCGTCCTCCTGACGCGGGTGAACACCGTGAAGCCGACGCCGACGGAGACGGTCGCCGGCGTCGACGCCGGGATGACCGACCTCCTGCGGCCGGCGATGTACGACGCGTATCACCCGATCTCCAACCTCGGCGGCGGTCGGAAGCGCGACGGGAGCGACGGGGAGAACGGAGCCTCCGCCCCGGCCGAGCGGGAGGCAACCCCTGTCACGGTCGCCGGACCTATCTGTGAGACCGGTGATGCGTTCTGTAGGAACCGAGCGCTCGCGGACCCGGCACGCGGGGACCTCCTCGCGGTCGGGGTCGCGGGCGCGTACGGATACGAGATGGCGAGCCAATACAACTCACGACCGCGGCCGGCGGAGGTCGCGCTCGACGACGGAACCGCGACGATCGCCCGCCGCCGAGAGGCGCTCGACGACCTGACGGCGGTCGAACGAGAATCGACCCCCGGCGGCGACGGAGCGGAGGCGGACCGATGA